Proteins from one Rosa chinensis cultivar Old Blush chromosome 7, RchiOBHm-V2, whole genome shotgun sequence genomic window:
- the LOC112178883 gene encoding putative pentatricopeptide repeat-containing protein At1g74580 yields MSRALLPKHISAVVKCQKDPLKALEMFNSVKKEDEFKHTLSTYKCMIEKLGFHGEFEAMELVLAEMRMNIDNRLLEGVYIGAMRHYGRKGKIEEAVNVFHRMDFFNCEPSVQSYNAIMNILVEYGYFNQSHKVYMRMRDNGITPDVYTYTIRIKCFCRTSRPHAALRLLNNMPSQGCEFNAVAYCTVISGFYEENYRIEAYELFEDMLGQGICPDVTTFNKLIHTLSKKGDVQESEKLLNKVLKRGVSPNLFTLNIFIQGLCKRGSIDGAVRMLDGFVKEGLTPDVVTYNTLIFGLCKNFRVEEAESYLRKMVNNGFQPDAFTYNSIVDGYCKLGMIQKAEKILSDAIFKGFVPDEFTYCSLIKGFCQDGDIERAIAVFKEALGKGLKLNIVLFNTLVKGLSQNGLILQALQLMNEMSENGCSPNIWTYNLVINGLCKMGYVSDATRLVDDAIAKGYLPDIFTFNTIIDGYCKQLNLNNAIEIINSMWSHGVTPDVITYNTVLNGLCKSAKYEDVMCTFQAMMEKGCVPNIVTYNILVESLCKARKVNEALDMLQEIRNKGLTPDIVCFGTLMSGLCSNGDLDGAYHLFRRMKREYDISPTTATYNIMINALCEKLEMSTAEKLFCEMCDSDSNSNSVPDCFTYRVMIDGFCKAGNSDSGCNFLLKKIEKGFVPALVTFGRVLNCLCMKHRVHEAVGIIHLMVRKGIVPVVVNSIFEVDKKEIAAPKILVEDLLKKGHVTYSAYELLYDGIRDKKLVKKTKKGSTPLTATRQQTK; encoded by the coding sequence ATGAGTCGGGCTTTACTTCCTAAGCATATTTCTGCTGTTGTGAAATGTCAAAAGGATCCTCTCAAAGCGCTTGAGATGTTTAATTCGGTGAAGAAGGAAGATGAGTTTAAGCACACATTGTCAACTTACAAGTGTATGATTGAGAAGCTTGGGTTTCATGGGGAGTTTGAAGCCATGGAGCTTGTGCTTGCCGAGATGAGGATGAATATCGATAACAGGTTACTAGAGGGAGTGTACATTGGGGCCATGAGGCATTATGGAAGGAAAGGAAAGATTGAAGAAGCTGTGAATGTGTTTCACCGGATGGATTTTTTTAATTGTGAGCCCTCAGTTCAGTCTTATAATGCAATCATGAATATACTGGTTGAGTATGGGTATTTCAATCAATCCCATAAGGTGTATATGAGGATGAGAGATAACGGGATTACCCCGGATGTGTATACTTATACTATACGAATAAAGTGTTTCTGTAGGACTAGTAGGCCTCATGCTGCATTGAGGCTCCTTAATAACATGCCTTCACAGGGGTGTGAGTTCAATGCTGTTGCATATTGTACAGTCATTAGTGGATTTTATGAAGAGAATTATCGGATAGAGGCATATGAATTGTTTGAAGACATGCTTGGGCAAGGTATATGCCCTGATGTTACCACATTTAATAAGCTTATACATACCCTGTCCAAGAAGGGGGATGTCCAAGAAAGCGAAAAACTTCTCAACAAGGTTCTGAAGAGGGGAGTGTCTCCAAATTTGTTTACACTTAATATATTCATTCAAGGGCTGTGCAAAAGAGGTTCCATTGATGGGGCTGTCAGAATGTTAGATGGTTTTGTGAAGGAAGGTCTGACTCCAGATGTTGTCACGTATAATACATTGATCTTTGGTTTGTGTAAAAACTTCAGGGTTGAGGAAGCAGAGTCCTATCTGCGTAAAATGGTGAACAATGGATTTCAGCCTGATGCCTTTACCTACAACAGTATTGTTGATGGATATTGCAAATTGGGCATGATACAGAAAGCAGAAAAGATTCTCAGTGACGCCATCTTCAAGGGGTTTGTGCCTGATGAGTTCACGTATTGCTCTTTAATTAAGGGGTTTTGCCAGGATGGTGACATAGAACGTGCCATAGCAGTGTTTAAGGAGGCATTGGGCAAGGGTTTAAAGCTTAATATTGTTCTCTTTAACACATTGGTAAAAGGGTTGTCACAGAATGGGCTTATCTTGCAAGCCTTACAATTAATGAATGAGATGTCGGAAAATGGTTGCAGTCCCAATATCTGGACTTACAATTTGGTTATAAATGGGTTGTGCAAGATGGGTTATGTTTCTGATGCCACTAGACTTGTTGATGATGCTATTGCCAAAGGTTACCTTCCTGACATATTTACGTTTAATACAATAATTGATGGTTACTGTAAACAGTTGAATCTGAATAATGCTATCGAGATAATAAATAGCATGTGGAGTCATGGTGTTACTCCTGATGTGATCACATATAATACTGTGTTAAATGGCCTTTGCAAGTCTGCAAAATATGAGGATGTGATGTGCACTTTTCAAGCGATGATGGAGAAAGGGTGTGTTCCTAACATCGTTACGTATAACATACTTGTAGAAAGCCTTTGCAAAGCTAGGAAAGTAAATGAGGCCCTGGACATGCTACAGGAAATTAGGAACAAGGGCTTGACTCCAGATATTGTTTGTTTTGGCACATTGATGAGTGGTTTGTGCAGCAATGGGGATTTGGATGGAGCATACCATCTATTTAGAAGAATGAAAAGGGAATATGATATATCACCTACAACAGCAACATACAATATCATGATCAATGCTTTGTGTGAAAAACTAGAAATGAGTACTGCAGAAAAGCTTTTTTGTGAGATGTGTGACAGTGACAGTAACAGTAACAGTGTGCCGGACTGTTTCACGTACCGTGTCATGATTGATGGTTTCTGCAAAGCAGGAAACAGTGATTCAGGGTGCAATTTCCTTCTGAAAAAGATTGAGAAAGGGTTCGTTCCAGCATTGGTGACATTTGGAAGAGTCCTAAATTGTCTTTGCATGAAGCATAGAGTTCATGAAGCTGTTGGTATCATCCACCTGATGGTCCGCAAAGGCATTGTTCCTGTGGTTGTCAATTCAATATTCGAGGTCGATAAGAAGGAAATAGCAGCACCTAAGATTCTTGTAGAAGATTTATTGAAGAAGGGCCATGTAACTTATTCTGCATATGAGCTTCTATATGATGGAATTAGAGATAAAAAGCTggtcaagaaaacaaagaaaggttCCACACCACTTACTGCAACTCGACAACAAACTAAGTGA